One genomic window of Moorella glycerini includes the following:
- a CDS encoding AAA family ATPase, which yields MPGKLFPIGGPVAEEDIVDREDFITSLVTRLSEGQSVMLYGPRRIGKTSLAHEVLRQLKVKGFYIASVDLFRLSSKRDLAVALINACLENRTGIRKTIDAWKDRTKTIVGTAKLAIKLQDLELDLGLSQGEQSDEALLDYALNLPGVLAKRDKKPVVILFDEFQDASRVAGTEIYKKMRSYFQNQEDVAYLFLGSKEGMMKTLFADKKEAFYRFATILPIPSIPETAWVEYIAKKFRTRGITSTPEAIKEITRKTGGHPQDTMVVCSELYYALLEAGQNTISLEIVRLGYDRALLTLAPIYDELLDDLNLSFTGRQVLKRIATGTSIYSIENANPNEIKRTIDHLLAKTVIEKKGRGSYTFVEPMFRDYVLREFF from the coding sequence ATGCCAGGTAAGCTATTTCCCATCGGCGGTCCTGTTGCAGAAGAAGATATCGTCGACAGGGAGGACTTCATTACCTCCCTTGTAACTAGGCTCTCTGAGGGTCAAAGCGTCATGCTTTACGGCCCACGGCGCATAGGAAAAACCTCGTTGGCCCATGAGGTGCTAAGGCAGCTAAAGGTAAAAGGTTTTTATATCGCTTCAGTTGATCTTTTCCGGCTTTCCAGCAAGCGCGATCTGGCTGTTGCGCTGATTAACGCTTGCCTGGAAAACAGGACTGGCATTCGCAAGACAATCGACGCGTGGAAAGACCGGACTAAAACCATTGTCGGCACTGCGAAACTGGCAATTAAGCTCCAGGACCTTGAACTCGATTTGGGGCTTTCGCAAGGCGAGCAAAGCGATGAAGCCTTGCTTGACTATGCGCTGAACTTGCCCGGGGTGTTGGCTAAACGGGATAAAAAGCCGGTGGTTATCTTGTTCGATGAATTTCAAGACGCTTCCCGGGTAGCAGGGACGGAAATCTATAAAAAGATGCGTTCCTATTTTCAAAATCAAGAAGATGTGGCCTACTTGTTCCTGGGATCAAAAGAGGGCATGATGAAAACCCTATTCGCTGACAAAAAGGAAGCCTTTTACCGGTTCGCCACTATTCTTCCCATACCCTCGATTCCCGAAACGGCCTGGGTGGAATATATTGCCAAAAAGTTCCGCACCAGGGGAATCACATCTACCCCGGAAGCAATAAAGGAGATTACCCGTAAAACCGGAGGGCACCCCCAGGACACGATGGTTGTATGTTCCGAACTATACTACGCATTGCTTGAAGCCGGGCAGAACACCATATCCCTTGAGATTGTACGCTTGGGATATGATCGCGCCCTGCTGACTCTTGCACCCATCTACGATGAATTACTAGACGATCTAAACCTGAGTTTCACTGGACGCCAGGTATTAAAGCGCATTGCCACAGGAACCAGCATTTATAGCATAGAAAACGCCAATCCTAATGAAATTAAGCGGACGATAGATCATTTGCTGGCTAAAACAGTGATCGAGAAGAAGGGGCGCGGGTCTTATACATTCGTTGAGCCGATGTTCCGTGATTATGTACTGCGGGAATTTTTCTGA
- a CDS encoding PSP1 domain-containing protein — protein MIVTVIGVRFKKAGKIYYFDPGELELNRGDHVIVETARGLEYGEVVIPPRQVDEGQVVQPLRPVIRRATAADTEQANINRQKEKEAFTICQQKIAEHSLPMKLIDVEFTFDVSKIIFYFTAEGRVDFRELVKDLAAVFRTRIELRQIGVRDEAKMLGGLGCCGRPVCCATFLGEFDPVSIRMAKEQNLSLNPTKISGLCGRLMCCLRYENDVYEEARRHFPPCGAMVQTPAGPGRVTGHNILKETVMVEIPEDGTMEFPLKNIRREDHEQ, from the coding sequence ATTATAGTTACTGTCATTGGCGTCAGGTTTAAAAAAGCGGGCAAGATTTATTACTTTGACCCGGGCGAACTGGAATTGAACCGCGGCGACCATGTTATTGTTGAGACGGCCAGGGGACTGGAGTACGGCGAGGTGGTCATCCCGCCCCGCCAGGTTGATGAAGGCCAGGTAGTGCAGCCTTTGCGGCCGGTTATCCGCCGGGCAACGGCGGCCGATACCGAACAGGCAAATATCAACCGCCAGAAGGAAAAGGAAGCATTTACCATTTGCCAGCAAAAAATTGCCGAGCACAGCCTGCCTATGAAATTAATTGACGTCGAATTTACCTTTGACGTCAGCAAAATCATTTTCTATTTTACGGCCGAAGGCCGGGTCGACTTTCGCGAACTGGTCAAAGACCTGGCGGCCGTTTTCCGCACCCGCATAGAATTACGCCAGATTGGTGTCCGGGATGAAGCCAAGATGCTGGGCGGGCTGGGTTGCTGCGGCCGGCCGGTTTGCTGTGCCACTTTTCTGGGTGAGTTTGACCCGGTTTCCATACGCATGGCCAAAGAACAAAACCTGTCTTTAAATCCTACCAAGATTTCGGGCCTGTGCGGCCGGCTCATGTGCTGCCTGCGCTACGAAAATGACGTTTATGAGGAGGCGCGACGCCACTTTCCTCCCTGTGGTGCCATGGTCCAGACACCGGCAGGTCCAGGCCGGGTAACAGGGCACAATATCCTTAAGGAAACCGTCATGGTCGAAATACCCGAGGATGGCACTATGGAATTTCCCCTGAAAAATATCAGGAGAGAAGATCATGAGCAGTAA
- the holB gene encoding DNA polymerase III subunit delta', with amino-acid sequence MAAGEQLPTAKPPIAMTARHQLRQALQRGKLAHAYLLAGGSEAARLELARYLAAALNCQEPREGEPCGRCRSCQQMAGGNHPDFYLCKPQGVTLKIDQIRELERQLTFRAFQGGARVAVLAGADTMTEAAANCLLKTLEEPPEGAYLILLAAQPDLLLPTIRSRCQELHLGGEGGVSPAGATYWNRLAGAGLVAMLQEILPELEKEEDLPAVLQAMALACRDQLVWQLTGTATLLLQPGYLLPVPLSPAQAWRCFWLIQAARAAIERNANRHLALEVLMFNLHRELDKQY; translated from the coding sequence ATGGCAGCAGGAGAGCAGTTACCCACCGCGAAGCCCCCAATTGCCATGACTGCCCGCCACCAGCTGCGGCAGGCCCTGCAAAGGGGGAAACTCGCCCATGCCTACCTCCTGGCAGGTGGCAGTGAGGCCGCGAGGTTGGAACTGGCTAGGTACCTGGCTGCGGCCCTGAACTGCCAGGAGCCCCGGGAGGGGGAGCCCTGCGGCCGCTGTCGTTCCTGCCAGCAGATGGCTGGCGGCAACCACCCGGACTTTTATCTCTGCAAGCCCCAGGGCGTCACTCTAAAAATTGACCAGATCCGGGAACTGGAAAGGCAGTTGACCTTCCGGGCCTTCCAGGGAGGGGCCAGGGTGGCCGTCCTGGCCGGGGCCGATACCATGACCGAAGCAGCAGCCAACTGCCTGCTAAAGACCCTGGAAGAGCCCCCGGAAGGAGCCTATCTTATTTTACTGGCTGCCCAGCCGGACTTATTGCTGCCGACCATCCGTTCCCGCTGCCAGGAACTGCACCTGGGCGGGGAAGGCGGGGTGTCACCTGCCGGAGCTACCTACTGGAACCGCCTGGCAGGGGCCGGTTTAGTAGCTATGCTACAGGAAATCCTGCCCGAGCTGGAAAAGGAGGAGGATCTCCCGGCCGTTCTCCAGGCCATGGCCCTGGCCTGCCGGGACCAGCTGGTCTGGCAGTTAACAGGAACGGCAACACTATTACTGCAGCCAGGGTACCTTTTACCGGTACCCCTGTCACCGGCGCAAGCCTGGCGCTGTTTCTGGCTTATCCAGGCTGCCCGGGCGGCCATTGAACGCAATGCCAACCGCCACCTGGCCCTGGAGGTCTTGATGTTTAACCTGCACCGGGAACTGGATAAACAGTATTAA
- a CDS encoding TatD family hydrolase: MPGLIDSHAHLNDPAFAADLAGVLGRLQEAGVVAVINVGYDVPSSRRAVEQAHRWQFIYAAVAIHPHDAMTFDSEAEAAIRGLAGDSRVVAIGETGLDYYRNLSPRQRQQEVFRWHLELARSLRLPVIVHDRDAHEDTLQILKKAAPLPAGGVLHCFSGSWEMARECLGLGFYISFAGPVSFKNAHKLRAVAARVPLERLLIETDCPYLTPEPHRGRRNEPAYVGLVADAIAAARGLAPEAVSEATAANARRLFGI; this comes from the coding sequence ATGCCGGGACTCATTGACTCCCACGCCCACCTCAACGATCCGGCCTTTGCCGCCGACCTGGCCGGTGTCCTGGGCCGCCTGCAAGAGGCCGGCGTTGTAGCCGTAATCAACGTGGGTTATGATGTGCCATCTTCCCGGCGGGCGGTAGAGCAGGCCCACCGCTGGCAATTTATCTATGCCGCCGTGGCCATCCATCCCCACGACGCCATGACCTTTGACTCCGAGGCAGAGGCTGCTATCCGCGGCCTGGCCGGGGATAGCCGGGTGGTGGCCATTGGCGAAACGGGGCTTGATTACTACCGCAACCTTTCGCCCCGGCAGCGCCAGCAGGAGGTCTTTCGCTGGCACCTGGAGCTGGCCCGATCTTTACGCCTGCCGGTAATTGTCCATGACCGTGACGCCCATGAGGACACCCTGCAGATTTTAAAAAAGGCCGCGCCGCTGCCGGCCGGGGGTGTCCTCCACTGTTTCTCCGGCAGCTGGGAAATGGCCCGGGAGTGCCTGGGGCTGGGCTTTTATATTTCCTTTGCCGGCCCGGTGAGCTTTAAAAATGCCCACAAGCTCCGGGCCGTAGCGGCGCGGGTGCCCCTGGAGCGGCTGCTGATTGAAACCGACTGCCCGTATCTCACCCCGGAACCCCACCGGGGCCGGCGTAACGAGCCGGCCTATGTCGGCCTGGTGGCCGACGCCATAGCCGCGGCCCGGGGCCTGGCACCGGAAGCCGTCAGCGAAGCCACCGCGGCCAACGCCCGGCGCCTGTTTGGGATTTGA
- a CDS encoding initiation control protein YabA: protein MSSNFVDSQGSTLVVALAELEGHLSEVLKEVRRLRALARALEEENQRLRTIMFAAQAGEGGYQQLLRFYEEGFHVCPPHFARVRDGDGCLFCQSFLEKKGLQSHG, encoded by the coding sequence ATGAGCAGTAATTTTGTGGATTCTCAAGGCAGTACCCTGGTCGTAGCCCTGGCTGAACTGGAAGGACACCTGAGTGAGGTTTTAAAGGAAGTGCGGCGCCTCCGGGCTTTAGCGCGGGCCCTGGAGGAAGAAAACCAGCGCCTCAGGACCATCATGTTCGCGGCCCAGGCCGGGGAAGGTGGTTACCAGCAGCTTTTACGCTTTTATGAGGAGGGTTTTCATGTATGCCCGCCCCATTTTGCCCGGGTGCGGGACGGTGATGGCTGCCTTTTTTGCCAGAGTTTCTTAGAGAAGAAGGGGTTACAGTCCCATGGCTAG
- the metG gene encoding methionine--tRNA ligase: MGDKVFYVTTPIYYPSDKLHIGHALTTTMADTLARYKRLRGYDVYFLTGSDEHGQKIQRKAREADLPPQKYVDRIVATFQELWRRLNISYNDFIRTTEPRHTRVVQHLLQKIYDQGDIYKSTYEGWYCTPCETFWTERQLKDGNCPDCGRPVELVKEESYFFRMSKYADRLLQYIKEHPDFILPLSRRNEMISFIEGGLEDLCISRTTFDWGIPVPMDPRHVTYVWFDALTNYISALGYGTEDDHLFRKYWPAAVHLVGKDIVRFHTIIWPIILMAAGIDPPRQVFGHGWLLVDGGKMSKSKGNVVDPMVLIDRYGADAIRYFLLREMPYGADGYYSEEALITRLNTDLANDFGNLLSRTTAMIEKFNGGVIAAPSAPEPLDEELKAIARAVPDEVDAALNNFEFARALTAIWRLVNRANKYIEETAPWALAKDPLKKPRLQTVLYNLAEAMRQATIMVGPFMPGVPARVWEQLGLEGVPAALTWESLATWGGIPAGTRVRRGPALFPRIELNEQEGEGPVAGQETPAAAAPAVKEETAAKPGEEEITIEEFARIKLRVAEVLAAEKVANADKLLKLEVKVGDERRTIVAGIARYYRPEELVGKKVVIVANLKPAKLRGIVSQGMVLAAVADDTLSLVTPERAIQDGAQVR, from the coding sequence ATGGGGGACAAGGTTTTTTACGTTACCACCCCTATTTATTATCCCAGCGATAAACTGCATATTGGTCATGCCCTGACGACCACCATGGCCGATACCCTGGCCCGCTACAAGCGCCTGCGGGGTTATGACGTTTATTTTCTCACCGGTTCCGACGAGCACGGCCAGAAAATCCAGCGCAAGGCCCGGGAAGCGGATCTACCGCCCCAAAAGTATGTCGACCGGATTGTGGCCACTTTCCAGGAACTCTGGCGCCGTCTTAATATTTCTTATAACGACTTTATTCGCACCACCGAACCGCGCCATACGCGGGTCGTCCAGCATCTACTGCAGAAAATTTACGACCAGGGGGATATCTATAAGTCCACCTACGAGGGCTGGTACTGTACCCCCTGTGAAACCTTCTGGACGGAACGGCAGCTCAAGGACGGCAACTGCCCCGACTGCGGCCGGCCGGTGGAACTGGTCAAAGAAGAAAGTTATTTCTTCCGGATGAGTAAATATGCCGATAGATTGCTGCAATATATAAAAGAACACCCTGACTTTATCCTGCCCCTTTCCCGGCGCAATGAGATGATCAGCTTTATCGAGGGTGGCCTGGAGGACCTGTGTATTTCCCGGACCACCTTTGACTGGGGTATACCGGTGCCCATGGATCCCAGGCACGTTACCTATGTCTGGTTTGATGCCCTCACCAACTACATCTCCGCCCTGGGTTACGGTACCGAAGATGATCACCTCTTTCGTAAATACTGGCCGGCCGCCGTGCACCTGGTGGGTAAAGATATCGTCCGCTTCCATACCATTATCTGGCCCATTATCCTCATGGCCGCCGGCATTGACCCGCCGCGCCAGGTCTTTGGCCACGGCTGGCTCCTGGTGGACGGCGGCAAGATGTCCAAATCCAAGGGCAATGTTGTCGATCCCATGGTGCTCATCGACCGCTACGGCGCCGACGCCATCCGTTATTTCCTCCTGCGGGAAATGCCCTACGGCGCCGATGGTTACTACAGTGAAGAGGCTTTAATTACCCGCCTCAATACCGACCTGGCCAACGACTTTGGTAACCTCCTCAGCCGGACGACGGCCATGATTGAAAAATTTAACGGCGGGGTAATTGCGGCGCCCTCAGCCCCGGAGCCCCTGGATGAGGAGTTAAAGGCCATAGCCAGGGCTGTGCCGGATGAGGTGGACGCGGCCCTGAACAATTTTGAATTCGCGCGGGCCCTCACGGCCATCTGGCGCCTGGTTAACCGGGCCAATAAATACATCGAGGAGACGGCTCCCTGGGCCCTGGCCAAAGACCCCTTAAAGAAACCGCGCCTGCAGACGGTCCTTTACAACCTGGCCGAGGCCATGCGCCAGGCTACCATCATGGTGGGGCCTTTTATGCCCGGCGTACCGGCCCGGGTGTGGGAGCAGCTGGGCCTTGAAGGTGTGCCCGCGGCCCTCACCTGGGAGAGCCTGGCCACCTGGGGGGGCATCCCTGCCGGTACCCGGGTGAGAAGGGGCCCGGCCCTCTTCCCCCGCATTGAACTTAACGAACAGGAAGGAGAAGGACCGGTGGCAGGACAGGAGACTCCGGCGGCAGCAGCGCCTGCAGTTAAAGAAGAAACGGCTGCTAAACCCGGGGAAGAAGAGATAACCATCGAGGAATTCGCTCGCATTAAACTAAGGGTGGCTGAAGTCCTGGCGGCGGAGAAGGTGGCCAACGCCGATAAGCTCCTGAAGCTGGAAGTTAAAGTTGGTGACGAGCGGCGGACTATCGTGGCCGGCATCGCCCGCTACTACCGGCCGGAAGAACTGGTGGGCAAGAAGGTGGTTATTGTGGCTAATTTGAAGCCGGCCAAACTCAGGGGTATTGTCTCCCAGGGGATGGTGCTGGCGGCCGTCGCTGACGATACCTTAAGCCTGGTAACACCGGAGCGGGCTATTCAGGACGGCGCCCAGGTGCGATAA
- a CDS encoding AbrB/MazE/SpoVT family DNA-binding domain-containing protein, protein MIKSTGVVRKVDELGRVVIPIELRRTLGIDEKDALEIYVDHEKIILKKYEPGCVFCGNAEDIVNFHGKNVCRACLEAMTQQAKAV, encoded by the coding sequence ATGATTAAATCTACGGGTGTGGTACGTAAAGTGGACGAGCTCGGCCGGGTAGTCATTCCCATTGAGCTGCGGCGTACCCTGGGCATCGATGAAAAAGACGCCCTGGAGATTTACGTCGACCACGAGAAAATTATCCTGAAAAAATATGAGCCCGGCTGTGTTTTCTGCGGCAATGCGGAAGATATCGTCAATTTCCATGGCAAAAACGTCTGCCGGGCATGCCTGGAAGCCATGACCCAGCAGGCCAAGGCTGTCTAA
- the rsmI gene encoding 16S rRNA (cytidine(1402)-2'-O)-methyltransferase: MASLYLVATPIGNLEDITLRALRILQEVDLIAAEDTRRTRELLAHYDLHTPLTSYHRHNQASKTPYLLKLLQEGRDIALVSDAGLPGISDPGEELVRQAVAAGITVVPIPGANAALAALVASGLPAGRFVFEGFLPRAGKERRKRMAALAAEERTLIFYEAPHRLVATLSDLLATLGERRLAVGRELTKKFETIWRGTLPEAVEHFRANPPRGEITLVVAGAGPAPLPAYDPARVAAEVAELEAAGLDRKEAMARVARRYGQPRREIYRACLQALKKGGEASLSK; this comes from the coding sequence ATGGCTAGCCTTTACCTGGTAGCCACGCCCATCGGTAACCTGGAGGACATTACCCTGCGGGCCTTAAGGATCCTGCAGGAGGTCGATTTAATCGCTGCCGAGGATACCCGGCGTACCAGGGAACTCCTGGCCCATTATGACCTGCACACACCCCTGACCAGTTACCACCGCCACAACCAGGCCAGCAAAACCCCTTATTTATTAAAGCTTCTCCAGGAAGGCAGGGATATCGCCCTTGTTTCCGATGCCGGCCTGCCGGGCATCAGCGACCCGGGGGAAGAGCTGGTGCGGCAGGCGGTAGCTGCCGGCATCACGGTAGTTCCCATTCCCGGCGCCAACGCCGCCCTCGCTGCCCTGGTGGCGTCCGGCTTACCGGCTGGCCGTTTCGTCTTTGAGGGTTTTTTGCCCCGGGCCGGCAAAGAACGCCGGAAGAGGATGGCGGCCCTGGCGGCAGAAGAACGAACCCTGATCTTCTACGAGGCTCCCCACCGCCTGGTGGCTACCCTGTCTGACTTGCTGGCCACCCTGGGAGAACGGCGGCTTGCCGTCGGCCGGGAGCTGACCAAAAAATTTGAGACCATCTGGCGAGGAACGCTGCCGGAGGCGGTAGAGCATTTCCGGGCCAACCCGCCCCGGGGAGAGATCACCCTGGTAGTGGCCGGGGCCGGGCCGGCACCCCTGCCGGCTTATGACCCGGCCCGGGTAGCAGCAGAGGTGGCGGAGCTGGAGGCGGCCGGCCTCGACCGTAAAGAGGCTATGGCCAGGGTAGCCCGGCGTTACGGCCAGCCCCGGCGGGAGATTTACCGTGCCTGCTTGCAGGCCCTCAAAAAAGGTGGCGAGGCCTCCCTGTCAAAATAA